In one Dreissena polymorpha isolate Duluth1 chromosome 7, UMN_Dpol_1.0, whole genome shotgun sequence genomic region, the following are encoded:
- the LOC127839860 gene encoding zinc metalloproteinase nas-36-like: MKGSRKTLVKIQHDMILERDTYDQVFSKSNDSEEELNSCLAQSSDKEKYKRDNDNQYRNVANYVFRSKRYAAKEDKRWPRKIIHYNISEFDHKGRENILEAMRVWSKYTCLKFTERAHEFDYINIVPSDVCYSSVGCRRGPQFISLNNNSCMDIPINPARAGSRNWPVPRTLTARQR; encoded by the exons ATGAAAGGTAGCAGAAAAACGCTCGTTAAAATACAGCACGACATGATCTTGGAGAGGGATACGTATGATCAAGTTTTCAG CAAAAGCAACGATTCTGAAGAAGAATTAAATTCATGTCTCGCACAAAGCTCTGATAAGGAAAAGTATAAACGCGACAACGATAATCAGTACCGTAACGTTGCGAACTATGTATTCCGAAGTAAGAGATATGCTGCGAAGGAAGACAAACGCTGGCCTAGGAAAATTATACATTACAACATATCAGAATTTG ATCACAAAGGTCGTGAAAACATTTTAGAAGCAATGAGGGTTTGGAGCAAGTACACATGCTTGAAATTCACGGAGCGAGCGCACGAGTTCGATTACATTAACATCGTTCCATCGGATGT GTGTTATTCCAGTGTTGGATGCAGGCGTGGTCCTCAATTCATAAGCCTGAACAATAACAGCTGTATGGAT ATCCCTATCAATCCTGCACGAGCTGGGTCACGCAATTGGCCTGTACCACGAACACTCACGGCCAGACAGAGATAA